A window of Infirmifilum lucidum contains these coding sequences:
- a CDS encoding TrmB family transcriptional regulator translates to MSEGAIGDISVGSPRENAIQLLRMLGLTGLEAELYLTLLEKGPLSAPEISDYLVRHRPQIHVALTRLSSKGYIEELGGRPKKYRAVDPQILVNTFMKELDGLTRRALEYMKSISKPALEERFGVWIIREPEVAKNRMAEMLDGAKVDALVMGDIKFIHLLSDKIESAIKRGVSVYVLSYALGERGARFIVEDMPFLKKLRVAISGDIVVVVDSSLGGVLKARPTLPMRHGFLIEERTLVDYLSHDFVNRWVSAKVVVDEKYDFPLKFTFHRMALYEARRMLLEDKKLRLKATGYEVDTGARVNIEGRILDAVLDLPAGYAHFKVDTDSGVLRVGGLDAIVEEVAGEYFEIYEEGS, encoded by the coding sequence ATGAGTGAGGGCGCAATAGGGGATATCTCGGTGGGCTCCCCCCGGGAGAACGCTATTCAGCTCCTAAGGATGCTTGGTCTTACGGGGTTAGAGGCTGAACTATATCTCACACTTCTCGAAAAAGGCCCTCTCAGCGCACCTGAGATATCAGATTACCTTGTTAGGCATCGCCCCCAGATACATGTCGCGTTGACCAGACTTTCATCCAAGGGCTACATAGAGGAGCTCGGTGGCAGGCCTAAAAAGTACCGAGCTGTGGATCCACAGATACTCGTCAACACTTTTATGAAAGAGCTTGATGGGCTGACGAGGCGGGCTCTCGAGTACATGAAGAGTATTTCGAAGCCTGCACTTGAGGAGAGATTCGGCGTTTGGATTATCCGGGAGCCTGAGGTTGCCAAAAATAGGATGGCTGAAATGCTAGACGGGGCGAAGGTCGACGCACTTGTTATGGGCGATATCAAGTTCATCCACCTCCTCAGCGACAAAATTGAGAGCGCTATAAAGAGAGGGGTTAGCGTCTACGTTCTATCATACGCCCTAGGCGAAAGAGGAGCTAGGTTTATAGTAGAAGACATGCCCTTCCTTAAGAAGCTTAGAGTCGCCATTTCCGGCGACATTGTGGTAGTTGTTGACTCTAGCCTTGGAGGCGTGCTGAAGGCTAGGCCCACACTGCCTATGAGGCACGGGTTCCTCATCGAGGAGAGGACGCTTGTCGACTACCTATCCCACGACTTTGTCAACAGGTGGGTTAGTGCTAAAGTGGTAGTGGACGAGAAGTACGATTTCCCCCTGAAGTTCACGTTCCACAGGATGGCTTTATACGAGGCCAGGAGGATGCTGTTAGAGGACAAGAAACTGAGGCTGAAGGCTACGGGCTACGAAGTAGACACGGGGGCGAGGGTGAACATTGAGGGTAGAATATTGGACGCTGTCCTGGATCTCCCAGCAGGGTATGCGCACTTCAAGGTGGATACTGACAGCGGGGTTTTAAGGGTTGGAGGGCTGGACGCTATAGTAGAGGAGGTTGCCGGAGAATACTTTGAAATTTACGAGGAGGGTTCTTAA